Proteins encoded by one window of Cellvibrio sp. KY-GH-1:
- a CDS encoding BlaI/MecI/CopY family transcriptional regulator yields the protein MTFDDLDKTAAAQLSRRERQIMDALFEAGELSAQDVRAAIHDAPSYSAVRALLAKLVEKKIVDFREDGPRYIYFPVVAQEEARASALHKLLKTFFGGSTTAAVNALLGMQREKLNADEVRQLQEAIDAAARDEKSSAGN from the coding sequence ATGACATTCGATGACTTGGATAAAACCGCTGCCGCTCAACTGAGTCGTCGCGAGCGGCAAATAATGGATGCGTTGTTTGAGGCGGGGGAGCTATCAGCCCAGGATGTGCGCGCCGCTATTCACGATGCCCCAAGCTATTCCGCTGTGCGTGCGCTTCTGGCAAAACTGGTAGAGAAAAAAATCGTCGACTTTCGCGAGGACGGTCCTCGCTACATTTATTTCCCGGTTGTTGCGCAGGAGGAAGCACGTGCTTCGGCGCTGCATAAGTTGCTCAAAACATTTTTTGGCGGTTCTACGACTGCAGCGGTTAACGCTTTGTTGGGTATGCAGCGCGAAAAGTTAAACGCAGATGAGGTGCGTCAGTTGCAAGAGGCGATTGATGCTGCTGCGCGCGACGAAAAATCCAGCGCGGGGAATTAA